In one Deinococcus detaillensis genomic region, the following are encoded:
- a CDS encoding PQQ-dependent sugar dehydrogenase: MTFQISSQLRPLKYGGLALALSAALASCAFVTGPNTAAPDLGLKLPNGFHTEIYARGFKKPRMMATAPNGDVFLSDNDTGKVWVLLDRNNDGKLDSKQVYAQNLNEPSGLAFHGGYLYVANTDAVVRFAYKPGDTAASGAPEKLVELPNKGKHYSRTVVFGPDAKMPDAKMYVAAGSDCNACEESDPKRAAVWIYDADGKNGRPFATGLRNAVGLAWQGGTLYATANARDLLGNNTPPESFFKVSDGKNYGWPYCYPLAANATQVWDKDFGKKDQAYCDAAQPAFATTTAHAAPLGLAFYNAAAFPAEYRGLMFVGLHGSWNRVEKSGYKVVTVNPQSGEVKDFMTGFVASPSTSVTTSGRPVDLQVTPDGSLLLSDDGNGLVYRVSYDGKS; encoded by the coding sequence ATGACATTTCAAATCAGTTCACAGCTGCGGCCGCTCAAGTACGGCGGTTTAGCTCTGGCCCTCAGCGCCGCGCTGGCTTCCTGCGCCTTCGTGACCGGCCCCAACACCGCCGCGCCGGATTTGGGCCTGAAGCTGCCCAACGGCTTTCACACCGAGATTTACGCCAGAGGCTTCAAAAAGCCCCGTATGATGGCCACCGCTCCCAACGGTGATGTCTTCTTGAGCGACAACGACACCGGCAAAGTCTGGGTGCTGCTCGACCGCAACAATGACGGCAAGCTCGATAGCAAGCAGGTCTATGCCCAGAACCTCAACGAGCCGAGCGGCTTGGCTTTTCACGGCGGGTACTTGTACGTGGCCAACACCGACGCGGTGGTGCGCTTTGCCTATAAACCCGGCGACACGGCGGCTTCCGGCGCACCTGAGAAGCTGGTGGAATTGCCCAATAAAGGCAAGCACTACTCGCGCACGGTGGTCTTCGGGCCGGATGCCAAAATGCCCGATGCAAAAATGTATGTGGCGGCGGGCAGCGACTGCAACGCCTGTGAGGAAAGCGACCCCAAACGCGCCGCCGTATGGATCTACGACGCCGACGGCAAAAATGGCCGCCCGTTTGCCACCGGCCTGAGAAACGCGGTGGGCCTGGCTTGGCAAGGCGGCACGCTTTACGCCACCGCCAATGCCCGTGATTTGCTCGGCAACAACACCCCGCCCGAATCCTTTTTCAAAGTCAGCGACGGCAAGAATTATGGCTGGCCCTACTGCTATCCACTGGCGGCCAACGCTACTCAAGTCTGGGACAAGGACTTCGGCAAAAAAGATCAGGCGTACTGCGACGCAGCTCAGCCCGCCTTTGCCACCACCACCGCCCACGCCGCGCCGCTGGGACTGGCCTTTTACAACGCCGCAGCCTTTCCCGCCGAGTACCGGGGGCTGATGTTCGTTGGCCTGCACGGCTCTTGGAACCGGGTGGAAAAGTCCGGTTACAAAGTTGTGACCGTCAACCCCCAGAGCGGCGAGGTCAAGGACTTTATGACCGGATTTGTCGCCAGCCCGAGCACCAGCGTGACCACCTCCGGGCGGCCCGTGGACTTGCAGGTGACGCCGGACGGGTCGCTGCTGCTGAGCGACGACGGCAACGGCCTGGTCTACCGGGTGTCTTACGACGGCAAGTCTTGA
- a CDS encoding polynucleotide kinase-phosphatase — protein MSDTPPLEIPMDLPELCLVALVGASSAGKTRFAAQHFLPSETLSSDFFRRLVSDNEAALDANADAFDSLFFVAGKRLTRGHLTVIDATSVRPNDRQRLIKLARQYDVPAVAIVLDLPLKVLQARHAERSDRAFSPEVIKRQHLELRRTLGGLSKEGFRQVWALRSGEEISAAQIRRVPLNANKKDLVGPFDLIGDVHGCLGELQALLTQLGYVNGQHPQGRTAVFVGDLIDRGPDSAGVLDLVMKMVHSGQALCVIGNHDDKLMRVLDGQKATLKHGLADTVLQLEERGEAFKTEVRTFLRGLTGHLQLDGGAVVVAHAGLPEAYQGRSSGRVRSFALYGDVDGSTDEWGMPVRRDWAKGYGGRARVIYGHTPVARPVWVNRTLNLDTGCAFGGALTALRYPELELVSVPALAQYAAPSRPFLPLAEQTPAALEWTDFSGDQRLETRTFGSVNLKAAEMRGALEVFGRFGIDPADALYLPPTMSPVETSSRPDYLEHPDEAFAYYRAEGQAEVICQEKHMGSRALLLLRQDASGAIYTRTGRPFFKDATWERDLLERATQAAARAGLWEALKTDWLLLDAEILPWNFKAGELLRGQYAPVAAAGETALGAAVQLLEQAERRGLPLSEVLSHTQTRAEDLHAYRQAYRAYVRRVETPADLKVAPFHLLASKGAVHDNHTHLWHLETLGQLADTAPDLFIRTAAQIVNLNDPASQQVATDWWLSLTAEGGEGMVVKPLHFRQNDKRLLQPALKVRGREYLRIIYGPEYTQPQHLVRLKARAVKAKRGRALREFHLGLEGLRRFSEGAGISAVHPYVLGVLALEQGELDARL, from the coding sequence ATGTCTGATACACCTCCGCTTGAAATCCCGATGGACCTTCCCGAACTCTGCTTGGTGGCTTTGGTCGGGGCGTCTTCGGCAGGCAAAACCCGTTTCGCGGCGCAGCACTTCTTGCCGAGCGAGACACTCTCCAGCGATTTTTTCCGGCGGCTGGTCAGCGACAATGAAGCCGCGCTGGACGCCAACGCCGACGCCTTTGACAGCTTATTTTTCGTGGCGGGCAAGCGCTTGACGCGGGGCCACCTGACCGTCATCGACGCCACCAGTGTGCGCCCGAATGATCGCCAGCGCCTCATCAAGCTGGCCCGCCAATATGACGTACCGGCAGTGGCCATCGTGCTGGATTTGCCGTTGAAGGTGCTGCAAGCCCGCCACGCCGAGCGCTCTGACCGTGCTTTCTCGCCGGAGGTGATCAAGCGCCAGCATCTGGAGTTGCGGCGCACCCTCGGCGGCCTGTCCAAAGAAGGCTTCCGGCAAGTCTGGGCGCTGCGCTCTGGGGAAGAGATCAGCGCCGCTCAGATCCGGCGGGTACCGCTGAACGCCAACAAAAAAGACCTCGTGGGACCGTTCGATTTGATCGGTGACGTTCACGGCTGCCTCGGTGAATTGCAAGCGCTGCTGACCCAGCTGGGTTACGTGAACGGCCAGCATCCGCAGGGCCGTACCGCCGTCTTCGTGGGCGACTTGATTGACCGGGGGCCGGACTCGGCGGGTGTGCTGGACTTGGTGATGAAGATGGTGCATTCGGGTCAGGCGTTGTGTGTGATCGGCAACCACGACGACAAGCTGATGCGGGTGCTGGACGGTCAAAAGGCTACCCTCAAGCACGGCTTGGCCGACACCGTGCTTCAGCTTGAGGAGCGTGGCGAGGCCTTCAAAACCGAAGTTCGCACCTTTCTGCGTGGTTTGACCGGCCACCTGCAACTGGACGGCGGCGCGGTAGTGGTCGCCCACGCGGGCTTGCCCGAAGCCTATCAGGGGCGCTCATCGGGCCGGGTGCGCAGTTTTGCTCTCTACGGCGACGTGGACGGCTCCACCGATGAGTGGGGAATGCCGGTGCGCCGCGACTGGGCCAAGGGGTACGGCGGCAGGGCGCGGGTCATCTACGGTCACACGCCAGTCGCCCGCCCAGTCTGGGTCAACCGCACCCTCAATCTTGATACCGGCTGCGCCTTCGGCGGCGCACTGACGGCCCTGCGCTATCCAGAGTTGGAACTCGTGAGTGTGCCTGCTCTGGCCCAATACGCCGCGCCCAGTCGCCCTTTTTTGCCGCTTGCCGAGCAAACTCCTGCCGCGCTGGAGTGGACCGATTTCAGCGGCGATCAGCGCTTGGAGACGCGCACTTTTGGCAGCGTCAACCTCAAAGCCGCCGAGATGCGTGGGGCGCTGGAAGTCTTTGGGCGTTTCGGTATTGATCCCGCCGACGCCCTGTATTTGCCGCCGACCATGAGTCCGGTGGAAACCAGTTCGCGCCCAGACTACCTCGAACACCCCGACGAAGCCTTCGCTTACTACCGCGCTGAGGGTCAGGCCGAGGTGATCTGCCAAGAAAAGCACATGGGTTCACGCGCCCTGTTGCTGCTCAGGCAAGATGCCAGCGGAGCGATTTACACCCGCACTGGGCGGCCTTTCTTTAAAGACGCGACTTGGGAGCGTGATCTGCTGGAGCGGGCGACTCAGGCGGCGGCGCGGGCCGGACTTTGGGAAGCGCTCAAAACCGACTGGTTGCTGCTGGACGCCGAGATTTTGCCGTGGAACTTCAAAGCGGGCGAGTTGCTGCGCGGGCAATACGCGCCAGTCGCCGCCGCTGGAGAAACGGCCCTCGGCGCTGCCGTGCAACTTTTAGAGCAAGCTGAGCGGCGCGGCCTGCCCCTTAGCGAAGTGCTGAGCCACACCCAGACGCGGGCCGAAGACCTCCACGCGTACCGCCAAGCTTACCGGGCCTACGTGCGGCGAGTGGAAACTCCGGCTGATCTCAAAGTCGCGCCGTTTCATTTGCTGGCATCAAAGGGTGCCGTCCACGACAACCATACCCACCTGTGGCATCTGGAGACGCTCGGTCAGTTGGCCGACACCGCGCCGGATTTGTTCATTCGTACCGCCGCGCAGATCGTTAACTTGAATGATCCGGCCAGCCAGCAAGTCGCCACTGACTGGTGGCTTTCGCTGACGGCTGAGGGCGGCGAAGGCATGGTGGTCAAGCCGCTCCACTTTCGCCAAAATGACAAGCGCCTGCTGCAACCGGCCCTCAAGGTGCGCGGGCGCGAGTACCTGCGAATCATTTACGGCCCAGAATATACTCAGCCGCAACACCTCGTGCGCCTCAAAGCGCGGGCCGTCAAAGCCAAACGGGGCCGCGCTCTGCGGGAGTTTCATCTGGGTTTGGAAGGTCTGCGGCGCTTCAGCGAAGGAGCCGGAATCTCAGCCGTTCATCCGTATGTGCTGGGCGTGCTGGCGCTGGAACAGGGTGAATTGGACGCCCGCTTGTAG
- a CDS encoding 3' terminal RNA ribose 2'-O-methyltransferase Hen1, producing the protein MLLTLTLTCPAPEPGSPECSGAAYPASDLGYLLYKHPDRVHQASLPFGQARVFFPEASDERATAALLLDVDPVALSRQVKAEQSAPLEPYVNDRPYASGHFLAAALLDAFSTAMSGRSKERQALADIPLPLSVEIPCVAARGPADLVERLFAPLGYQIVATPIALDPLYPEWGERPYLSLKLSATLKLSDVLAHLYILLPVLDGSRKPYFLDETELDKLLRRGAGWLETHPERELIVRRYLQLRSLIEQACERLGILAAPPRSQVHDERLERVAELLRASGAARVLDLGCGEGKLLGRLLPNAQFRQLTGLDVSARSLEFARRQLKLDERPELEQRLTLLHGSLTYRDARLHGYDAAALVEVIEHLDPARLDALSANVFGDAQPRTVIVTTPNREYNAVFAHADSLHPNLRHADHRFEWTRAEFEAWARAAAAQYGYAVRFEGVGEEHPNFGALTQVGVFERLTPPASRPSKDESAHV; encoded by the coding sequence ATGCTGCTGACGCTGACCCTCACCTGCCCCGCGCCCGAACCCGGCTCACCGGAGTGTTCTGGCGCTGCTTACCCGGCCAGCGACCTCGGCTATCTGCTCTACAAGCACCCTGACCGCGTCCATCAGGCCAGCTTGCCGTTCGGTCAGGCGCGGGTCTTTTTCCCCGAAGCCAGTGACGAGCGGGCCACCGCCGCGCTACTGCTGGACGTTGATCCGGTGGCCCTCTCGCGGCAAGTCAAGGCCGAGCAAAGTGCGCCGCTCGAGCCTTATGTGAATGACCGCCCGTACGCCTCGGGTCACTTTCTGGCTGCCGCGCTGCTGGACGCTTTCAGTACGGCCATGAGCGGGCGCAGCAAGGAGCGGCAAGCCTTAGCCGACATTCCCTTGCCGCTGAGCGTGGAGATTCCCTGTGTCGCCGCACGCGGCCCTGCCGACCTCGTGGAGCGCTTGTTCGCGCCGCTGGGCTACCAAATCGTGGCTACTCCGATTGCCCTCGACCCGCTTTATCCAGAGTGGGGCGAGCGGCCTTACCTGAGCCTCAAATTATCGGCCACGCTCAAACTCAGCGACGTGCTGGCACACCTTTACATCCTCTTGCCGGTGCTGGACGGTAGCCGCAAGCCGTATTTTCTGGACGAAACGGAACTGGACAAATTGCTGCGGCGCGGCGCGGGCTGGCTCGAAACCCACCCGGAGCGCGAGTTGATCGTGCGGCGCTACTTGCAACTGCGCTCGCTGATTGAGCAGGCGTGCGAGCGGCTGGGCATTCTGGCGGCCCCGCCCCGTTCTCAGGTTCACGACGAGCGGCTTGAGCGGGTGGCCGAATTGTTAAGAGCCAGCGGCGCGGCGCGGGTACTGGATTTGGGCTGCGGCGAGGGCAAACTGCTGGGCCGCTTGCTGCCAAATGCCCAATTTCGCCAACTGACCGGACTGGATGTCAGCGCCCGCTCGCTGGAATTTGCCCGCCGCCAGCTCAAGCTGGATGAGCGCCCCGAACTTGAGCAGCGCCTGACTTTGCTGCACGGCTCGCTGACCTACCGTGACGCCCGCCTGCACGGCTACGACGCGGCGGCGCTGGTGGAAGTCATTGAACACCTCGATCCGGCGAGGCTGGACGCACTCAGCGCCAACGTTTTTGGGGACGCCCAGCCGAGAACTGTCATCGTGACCACGCCCAACCGCGAGTACAACGCCGTCTTTGCCCACGCGGATTCCCTCCACCCAAACCTGCGTCACGCCGACCACCGCTTCGAATGGACGCGGGCTGAGTTCGAGGCGTGGGCGCGGGCGGCAGCAGCGCAGTACGGCTACGCGGTGCGCTTCGAGGGCGTCGGCGAGGAGCATCCAAACTTCGGGGCGCTGACTCAAGTGGGCGTGTTCGAGCGGCTCACTCCTCCAGCCTCCCGCCCCAGCAAGGATGAATCTGCTCATGTCTGA
- a CDS encoding M42 family metallopeptidase — protein sequence MSDTPLVDPGITTLFSYLRQLVALTGPSGAEEDVVRVLLRLAAPLADKVEVDAFGNVIATRRAAGDHTAGDHAAKGQPRRLLLAAHTDEVGFRVRQITPQGFLRLEKVGGTDDRILPAQRVWVRTAAERLLGVIGTKSAHLLSDADRQRVVPYPELYVDIGAKSAEQAAEMGVRLGDAVGFAGELAELGRGSGRYTAHAIDDRAGCAVLLALLERYQTDAPPVTLIVAFTVQEEVGLRGATAVAQAYPADVALAVDMTAADDTPETGGDHLVLGAGAAIKVMDFSTLAHPAIRRGLAAAAQAGQIPVQYELLRGIGTDAGALQHAGAGIPAGAVSVANRYTHSPVEVVDERDLLGAVELLTQFVERLPELDLRFLPE from the coding sequence ATGTCTGACACGCCTTTAGTTGATCCGGGGATTACCACGCTCTTTTCTTATCTGCGCCAACTCGTCGCTCTGACTGGCCCCAGCGGAGCGGAGGAAGACGTGGTGCGCGTTCTCCTTCGCTTGGCGGCTCCGCTGGCCGACAAGGTCGAAGTGGACGCGTTCGGCAACGTGATCGCCACGCGCCGGGCGGCGGGCGACCATACAGCAGGCGACCATGCGGCAAAAGGACAGCCGCGCCGATTGCTGCTGGCCGCCCACACCGACGAGGTGGGCTTCCGGGTGCGCCAAATTACGCCGCAAGGTTTTTTGAGGCTCGAAAAAGTCGGCGGCACCGATGACCGGATTCTGCCCGCCCAGCGGGTCTGGGTTCGCACGGCAGCGGAGCGGCTCTTGGGCGTCATCGGTACCAAAAGCGCTCACCTGCTCAGCGACGCTGACCGGCAGCGGGTGGTGCCGTATCCCGAACTTTACGTGGATATCGGAGCGAAAAGTGCCGAGCAAGCTGCCGAAATGGGCGTGCGGCTCGGTGACGCAGTGGGCTTTGCCGGGGAGCTGGCCGAACTGGGCAGGGGCAGCGGGCGCTACACCGCTCACGCCATTGATGACCGGGCGGGCTGCGCGGTGCTGCTGGCCTTACTGGAGCGCTACCAGACCGACGCGCCTCCCGTCACCCTGATCGTGGCGTTTACGGTGCAGGAAGAAGTCGGTCTGCGCGGAGCCACCGCCGTCGCCCAGGCTTATCCGGCAGACGTGGCCCTCGCCGTGGATATGACGGCAGCCGACGACACCCCCGAAACGGGCGGCGACCATCTGGTTCTGGGCGCGGGCGCGGCCATCAAGGTGATGGACTTTTCCACCTTGGCGCATCCGGCTATCCGGCGCGGTCTGGCGGCGGCGGCGCAAGCGGGCCAAATTCCGGTGCAGTACGAACTCCTGCGCGGCATCGGCACCGACGCGGGTGCGCTGCAACACGCGGGCGCGGGCATTCCGGCGGGAGCGGTGTCGGTGGCCAACCGCTACACCCACAGCCCGGTGGAAGTGGTTGACGAACGCGACTTGCTGGGCGCTGTGGAATTGCTGACGCAGTTTGTGGAGCGTCTGCCCGAATTGGACTTGCGCTTCTTGCCGGAGTAG
- a CDS encoding FAD-dependent monooxygenase gives MLDVLIVGGGPVGLFLGSLLAQRGLNIQVLEQRLSVSAHSRAIGLHPPALSVLEQIGVTDALIRAGLPILGGVLRGKKGVIGELSLSGVSERYPFILSLPQRETERLLAERLAELAPATLRRGLKLLSLTDEGHSVEVTVADTSGAVEHLRARFVVGADGSWSAVRQLAGIAYHGHRYADTYLMGDFPDTTVYGQHALIQLSEEGVVESFPLPNRLRRWVVWTPQHLPDATPADLTAAVRERLGLPLPTDECQMLSAFETRRMLAAEMVRGRVSLIGDAAHQVSPIGGQGMTLGWLDAAALAPLLSGAAHSEELSAKQKAAFNRFSALRRQAAKRGAQQAEINMGFGRPASARIKAAHHALLGAALASPFAPKLADLFTMRWAGS, from the coding sequence ATGCTTGACGTATTGATCGTGGGTGGCGGCCCGGTTGGGCTGTTTTTGGGCAGCTTGCTGGCGCAGCGTGGCCTGAATATTCAGGTGCTGGAGCAGCGCCTGTCGGTCAGCGCTCACTCGCGGGCCATCGGTCTGCATCCGCCCGCTCTCTCGGTGCTGGAGCAGATTGGCGTGACGGACGCCCTGATCCGCGCAGGACTGCCGATTCTGGGCGGCGTGCTGCGCGGCAAGAAAGGCGTGATCGGTGAGCTGTCGCTGTCGGGCGTCTCGGAGCGCTACCCCTTCATTCTCAGCTTGCCGCAGCGCGAAACCGAGCGTCTGCTGGCCGAGCGGCTGGCGGAGCTGGCTCCCGCTACTCTGCGGCGCGGCCTGAAGCTCCTCAGCCTCACGGATGAGGGCCACAGTGTTGAAGTTACGGTTGCAGATACGAGCGGAGCAGTCGAGCACCTCCGCGCCCGCTTCGTGGTTGGGGCTGACGGGTCGTGGAGTGCGGTGCGTCAACTCGCCGGAATCGCTTATCATGGTCACCGCTACGCCGACACCTACTTGATGGGCGATTTCCCCGACACCACCGTTTACGGCCAGCACGCTCTGATTCAGCTTTCGGAGGAAGGCGTGGTGGAGTCCTTTCCTCTGCCAAACCGCCTGCGCCGCTGGGTAGTCTGGACTCCTCAGCATCTTCCCGACGCGACCCCAGCCGACCTGACCGCCGCCGTGCGCGAGCGGCTCGGCTTGCCCCTGCCCACCGACGAGTGCCAGATGCTCAGCGCTTTTGAGACGCGGCGAATGCTGGCCGCTGAGATGGTGCGGGGCCGGGTGTCGCTGATCGGCGACGCGGCCCACCAAGTCAGTCCGATTGGCGGGCAAGGCATGACCCTCGGCTGGCTGGACGCGGCGGCGCTGGCTCCGCTGCTCTCGGGTGCAGCGCACAGCGAAGAACTCAGCGCCAAGCAAAAGGCTGCTTTTAACCGTTTCAGCGCGTTGCGGCGGCAAGCGGCAAAGCGCGGAGCGCAGCAGGCCGAGATCAATATGGGCTTTGGCCGTCCGGCGTCGGCGCGGATCAAGGCGGCCCACCACGCGCTGCTGGGCGCGGCGCTCGCCTCACCGTTCGCGCCCAAGTTGGCCGATCTGTTCACCATGCGCTGGGCCGGTTCATGA
- a CDS encoding class I SAM-dependent methyltransferase, protein MTLGPSPLFPDLRRRLIGVPEAMDADDCDLTQLEQTYRNFGQVNAVVSGWRAVYQRELRPLLSATRPSSMLDIGCGGGDVPRQLGRWAAQDGLRLDITAIDADERAIRYASALPPLAGAPLIRFRQAMSHDLVREGRLFDFVISNHLLHHLSAEELAALLDDCQRLCLGKVIHSDLERHPLPYAVFSTLTLPLFRNSFIRADGLLSIRRSFTPSELHRMLPSGWRLRRQFPFRHLLLYQYTRHA, encoded by the coding sequence TTGACGCTCGGCCCCTCACCTCTCTTCCCCGATTTGCGGCGGCGCTTGATTGGCGTTCCGGAAGCGATGGACGCCGACGACTGCGATTTGACCCAGCTTGAGCAGACTTACCGGAATTTCGGGCAGGTCAACGCCGTGGTTTCAGGCTGGCGGGCGGTGTACCAGCGTGAGTTGCGCCCGCTGCTGTCGGCCACCCGGCCCAGCAGCATGCTTGACATCGGTTGCGGCGGCGGTGACGTGCCGCGTCAGTTGGGGCGCTGGGCGGCCCAGGATGGTCTGCGCCTCGACATCACCGCCATCGACGCCGACGAGCGGGCCATTCGCTACGCTTCGGCTCTGCCGCCATTGGCAGGCGCTCCCCTCATTCGCTTCCGGCAGGCCATGAGCCACGATCTGGTGCGAGAGGGCCGCCTCTTCGACTTCGTGATCTCCAATCACCTGCTCCACCACCTCAGCGCTGAAGAGCTGGCGGCACTGCTGGACGATTGCCAGCGCCTGTGCCTCGGCAAAGTCATTCACAGCGACCTTGAGCGCCATCCGCTGCCCTACGCGGTGTTCAGCACCCTGACCCTGCCACTCTTCAGGAACTCGTTCATCCGCGCCGACGGTCTGCTTTCCATTCGGCGCAGCTTCACGCCCTCAGAGTTGCACCGAATGTTGCCGAGCGGCTGGCGGCTCAGGCGGCAGTTTCCGTTTCGCCATCTCCTTCTTTACCAGTACACCCGCCATGCTTGA
- a CDS encoding type III polyketide synthase, with amino-acid sequence MSVYIHALASATPETVYDQSELRDMVKIQPQLTRLSQRLVGSIYNASGIDRRASVISELKQANLSADQSLPAGLFYDPAERRLLEPSTKERNELYAEEAPKLFIEAARRSLAACPEVQLSDITHVITVSCTGFYAPGPEYDVVRALDLAPTTQRFHVGFMGCYAAFPALRMAKAFCEAQPDATVLVICAELCSIHMRVANDPDTLIASSLFADGASAAIVSARTDLGHRAKLRFDDFETTLTPVGIGQKDMAWRIGDQGFEMVLSTYVPDIIEAHIQGALAPMLARESALTDAPYSQIERWAIHPGGRSILDKVEASLELSQEQLAPSREVLRDYGNMSSATVMFILEQHLNSAAEQSQPHQRLCAMAFGPGLTVEMGLMTVCRGS; translated from the coding sequence ATGTCTGTTTATATTCACGCGCTGGCCAGCGCCACTCCTGAAACGGTGTACGACCAGTCCGAATTGCGCGACATGGTCAAAATTCAGCCGCAGCTCACGCGCCTTTCGCAGCGATTGGTCGGATCGATTTACAACGCTTCCGGCATTGACCGGCGGGCCAGCGTCATCTCTGAACTCAAGCAGGCCAATTTGAGTGCCGATCAGAGTCTGCCTGCCGGTCTGTTTTACGACCCCGCTGAGCGGCGGCTCCTTGAGCCCAGCACCAAAGAGCGCAACGAACTCTACGCCGAGGAAGCGCCCAAACTGTTTATCGAAGCGGCCCGCCGCAGCCTGGCAGCTTGCCCTGAAGTGCAGCTCAGCGACATCACCCACGTGATCACGGTGTCGTGTACCGGCTTTTACGCGCCGGGGCCGGAGTACGACGTGGTACGGGCGCTCGACCTTGCTCCCACCACCCAGCGCTTTCACGTCGGATTCATGGGCTGTTACGCGGCGTTCCCGGCCCTGCGGATGGCCAAAGCCTTCTGCGAGGCCCAGCCGGACGCCACCGTGCTGGTCATCTGCGCCGAGTTGTGCTCGATTCACATGCGCGTCGCCAACGACCCCGACACTTTGATTGCCAGCAGCTTATTTGCCGACGGAGCCTCTGCCGCCATCGTCAGCGCCCGCACCGATCTGGGCCACCGCGCCAAGCTGCGCTTCGACGACTTCGAGACGACCCTGACCCCGGTGGGCATTGGCCAGAAGGACATGGCCTGGCGCATTGGCGACCAGGGCTTTGAGATGGTGCTGAGCACCTACGTGCCCGACATCATCGAGGCCCATATCCAGGGAGCGCTGGCACCGATGCTGGCCCGTGAATCGGCGCTCACCGACGCGCCCTACTCGCAGATCGAGCGCTGGGCGATTCATCCGGGGGGCCGCAGCATTCTCGACAAGGTGGAGGCCAGCCTGGAACTCAGCCAGGAGCAGCTCGCGCCCTCGCGGGAAGTGTTGCGCGATTACGGCAACATGAGCAGCGCCACGGTGATGTTCATTCTGGAGCAGCATCTGAACAGCGCTGCCGAGCAGTCCCAGCCCCACCAGCGGCTGTGCGCCATGGCGTTTGGCCCCGGCCTGACCGTCGAGATGGGCCTGATGACCGTTTGCCGAGGGAGCTAG
- a CDS encoding lactonase family protein, giving the protein MTTLRLFAGSYTSPLPHAPNAEGQGIYSLNLELDKGLLTAPQLAAEVAQPSFLAAHPHLPVLYAISELDEGQISAYGIQPDGSLKFLNQRSTQGASPAHVSVNAAGRYVLCTNYVSGLSVLAFPVSGDGSLEPCAASDTHHGHGPNLQRQESPHPHSVTPSPDGRHAYVADLGTDEVVGYDLDPQQLLKRVNVVHLPPGSGPRHTAFDPAGLFAFVTLELASGVAILRREPESGELALMDVCPVQPPNFSGTNAPAEVMVSPDGHFVYVSNRGHDSVAVFRFDTASVRLTLLQYAPTLGHTPRGCVLTPDGSLLLAGNQSSSNITVFRRQHDSGLLQVMGTFGCPTPTSFC; this is encoded by the coding sequence ATGACCACTCTCCGCTTGTTCGCGGGCAGTTACACCAGCCCATTGCCGCACGCGCCCAACGCCGAGGGGCAGGGCATTTACAGCCTGAATCTGGAATTAGATAAGGGCCTGCTCACCGCGCCCCAGTTGGCCGCCGAGGTGGCTCAGCCGTCCTTTCTAGCGGCGCACCCGCACTTGCCAGTCCTCTACGCCATCAGCGAGCTGGACGAGGGGCAGATCAGCGCTTACGGCATTCAGCCGGATGGAAGTTTGAAATTCCTCAACCAGCGCTCCACTCAGGGCGCGTCTCCGGCACACGTCAGTGTGAACGCGGCGGGGCGATATGTGCTCTGCACCAACTATGTCAGCGGCCTCTCGGTGCTGGCCTTTCCGGTATCTGGTGACGGCAGCCTGGAACCGTGCGCGGCCAGCGACACCCACCACGGGCACGGCCCCAATTTGCAGCGGCAGGAAAGTCCGCACCCCCACAGCGTCACGCCCTCGCCAGATGGCCGCCACGCTTATGTGGCCGACTTGGGCACTGACGAGGTGGTGGGTTACGACCTCGACCCTCAGCAGCTCCTCAAACGGGTGAACGTTGTCCATTTACCGCCCGGCAGCGGCCCGCGCCACACCGCTTTTGATCCGGCAGGGTTGTTCGCCTTCGTCACGCTCGAACTGGCATCAGGGGTGGCGATTTTGCGGCGCGAACCGGAGAGCGGCGAGCTGGCGCTGATGGACGTCTGCCCGGTTCAGCCGCCGAACTTCAGCGGCACCAACGCCCCCGCCGAGGTGATGGTCAGCCCCGATGGGCATTTCGTATACGTCTCCAACCGGGGGCACGACAGCGTGGCCGTCTTCAGGTTTGATACGGCCAGTGTGCGGCTGACTCTGCTTCAATACGCCCCGACGCTGGGCCACACGCCGCGCGGCTGCGTCCTGACGCCGGACGGTTCGCTGCTGCTGGCAGGCAACCAAAGCAGCTCCAACATCACCGTTTTTCGCCGCCAGCATGACAGCGGCCTGTTGCAAGTCATGGGCACTTTCGGTTGCCCCACACCGACCAGCTTTTGCTAA
- a CDS encoding transposase, with protein sequence MVQRWCPGQQLVVVADGTYAMIAWLHNLQQRRPITVITRLRLNAALYEPAPERAVGQMGRPWLKGNRLPTLASTVQASGTCWQRVRLTHWYEQGQGGRLKSFPRLPFGITQAFHLSLCAGC encoded by the coding sequence ATGGTTCAGCGTTGGTGTCCGGGACAGCAGCTGGTTGTCGTTGCTGACGGTACCTACGCCATGATTGCCTGGCTTCACAATCTCCAGCAGAGACGTCCCATCACTGTGATCACTCGGCTTCGCCTGAATGCTGCACTCTACGAACCAGCTCCCGAACGAGCGGTCGGCCAGATGGGCAGACCTTGGCTGAAAGGCAATCGCCTTCCGACCCTGGCATCCACTGTGCAAGCGTCAGGGACGTGCTGGCAGCGTGTCCGGTTGACCCATTGGTACGAGCAGGGGCAGGGCGGGAGGTTGAAATCGTTTCCCAGACTGCCATTTGGTATCACGCAGGCCTTCCACCTCTCCCTGTGCGCTGGGTGTTGA